GAGTCAGTTTCAACGTCTGAGTCAGTCTCAACCTCTGAATCAGTTTCAGCGTCTGAATCAGTATCAACATCCGAGTCAGTTTCGGCTTCTGAATCAGTGTCAACGTCCGAATCAGTGTCTGCATCTGAGTCAGCGTCAACATCTGAGTCAGCATCGACATCCGAGTCAGTTTCAGCCTCTGAATCAGTGTCAACATCCGAATCAGTATCTACCTCAGAATCAGTCTCAACGTCTGAGTCAGTCTCAGCATCTGAGTCAGCGTCAACGTCTGAGTCAGCGTCAACGTCTGAGTCAGCCTCTGCTTCTGAATCAGTGTCAACATCCGAATCAGTATCGACGTCTGAATCAGTTTCAACGTCTGAATCAGTTTCAACGTCTAAATCAGTGTCTGCTTCTGAATCAGTCTCGACATCCGAGTCAGCATCTACATCAGAATCTGTATCAACGTCTGAGTCAGCATCTGCGTCCGAGTCAGTATCAACGTCTGAATCGGTGTCAACATCAGAATCAGTTTCAACATCCGAGTCGGCGTCAACCTCAGAATCAGTGTCGACATCCGAGTCGGTTTCTGTATCTGAATCAGTCTCGGCATCAGAGTCAGTTTCAGCGTCTGAGTCAGTATCTACGTCTGAATCAATCTCGACCTCTGAATCATTGTCAGCATCGTTGAGCACCTCAGTATCTGAAAGTCAGTCAGTCTCTGCTTCAGTGTCAGTTTTGACTTCAGAGTCGGTTTCAATGTCAGAATCAGCCTCTGCGTCCGAGTCAGCGTCAACTTCTGAATCAGCATCAACCTCTGAGTCAGCATCAGATTCCGAGTCAGTCTCAGCGTCTGAATCAGTGTCTACCTCTGAGTCAGTATCTACGTCTGAATCAATCTCGACCTCTGAATCATTGTCAGCATCGTTGAGCACCTCAGTATCTGAAAGTCAGTCAGTCTCTGCTTCGGTGTCAGTTTCGACTTCAGAGTCGGTTTCAATGTCAGAATCAGCCTCTGCGTCCGAGTCAGCGTCAACTTCTGAATCAGTGTCTACATCTGAATCAGTATCAACGTCTGAGTCAGCGTCAGCCTCTGAATCAGCATCGACGTCTGAGTCAGCCTCGACGTCTGAGTTGGTATCGACATCTGAGTCAGTTTCAACATCCGAGTCAGTCTCGATCTCTGAGTCAGTCTCAACGTCCGAATCAGTGTCTACATCTGAATCAGTATCAACGTCTGAGTCAGCCTCTGCGTCCGAATCAGTGTCTACGTCTGAATCAGTTTCAACATCCGAGTCAATTTCAGCGTCTGAGTCGGTTTCAACATCCGAATCAGCTTCAGCGTCTGAGTCAGTATCAACATCTGAATCAGTGTCTACGTCCGAGTCAGCATCTGCTTCTGAATCGGTTTCAGCGTCTAAGTCAGTCTCAGCGTCTGAATCAGTTTCAACGTCCGAATCGGTTTCAACGTCCGAATCGGTTTCTGTATCTGAGTCAGTCTCGACTTCAGAATCAGTCTCAACGTCTGAATCGGTATCGACGTCTGAGTCGGTCTCAATGTCCGAATCAGTGTCTGCTTCTGAATCAGTGTCAACATCCGAATCAGCCTCAGCCTCTGAGTCGACATCAACATCCGAGTCAGTCTCAGCGTCTGAATCAGTATCAACGTCTGATTCAGTATCAACGTCTGAATCAGTGTCGACATCCGAGTCATTGTCCGCGTCCGAGTCAGTCTCAACGTCTGAATCAGTGTCTACATCTGAATCGGTATCGGCGTCTGAGTCAGTTTCTTCGTCTGAGTCAGCGTCTACGTCCGAATCAGCCTCTACTTCTGAATCAGTCTCGACCTCTGAGTCGGTATCTACATCTGAATCAGTTTCTGTATCTGAATCAGTTTCTACTTCAGAGTCAGTATCGACGTCTGAGTCAGTTTCAGTCTCTGAATCAGCATCAACGTCTGAATCAATCTCGACATCTGAATCATTGTCGGCATCGTTGAGCACCTCAGTATCAGAAAGTCAGTCAGTGTCTGCATCAGAATCCGTTTCGACATCCGAGTCAGTCTCAACATCCGAATCTGCATCTACATCTGAATCAGTTTCAACGTCCGAGTCAGTTTCAATGTCTGAATCAGTATCAGCCTCAGAATCAGCATCTGCTTCTGAATCAGTGTCTACGTCCGAATCAGTCTCTACGTCGGAATCAATCTCGACATCTGAGTCAGCATCAACGTCTGAATCAGTGTCTACGTCCGAATCGGTTTCTGTCTCTGAATCGGTCTCAACCTCAGAATCAGTATCGATATCCGAGTCATTGTCCGCGTCCGAGTCAGTTTCAGTCTCTGAATCAGCATCAACGTCTGAATCAATCTCGACATCCGAATCGGCATCAACCTCGGAGTCAGTCTCAACGTCCGAGTCAGAGTCAGCCTCAGAATCAGCATCAACGTCTGAATCAATCTCGATATCTGAATCATTGTCAGCATCGTTGAGCACCTCAGTATCAGAAAGTCAGTCAGTTTCGACTTCAGAGTCAGCATCTACATCAGAATCTGTCTCAACGTCCGAATCAGTGTCTACCTCTGAATCGGCTTCAACATCCGAGTCAGTCTCAGCATCTGCTTCTGAATCAGCCTCAGTGTCCGAATCATTGTCAGCGTCTGAGTCGGTATCGATGTCTGAGTCGGCATCTACATCTGAGTCAGCGTCAGTATCTGAGTCAGCCTCAACGTCTGAATCAGCGTCAGTATCTGAGTCAGCCTCAACGTCTGAATCATTGTCAACGTCCGAATCGGTTTCTGCATCTGAGTCAGCATCAGCATCTGAATCGGTGTCAACCTCAGAATCAGCATCAGCGTCAGTATCTGAGTCAGCATCAACGTCTGAATCGGTGTCAACATCCGAATCAGTTTCTGCATCCGAATCAGTATCAACATCCGAATCAGTGTCTACGTCTGAATCAGTTTCAACATCGGAATTAGTATCAACGTCTGAATCAATCTCGACCTCCGAATCATTGTCAGCATCGTTGAGCAGTTCAGTATCAGAAAGCCAGTCAGTCTCTACTTCGCTTTCAGTTTCGACATCAGTATCTGCATCTGAGTCAGCATCATTGAGTACCTATGCACCTGAATCAACTTCAACATCAGTAAGTACTTCAGTTTCAGTGAGTCAATCACAATCAGGATCAACATCTGCTAGCGGTTCATACTCTAACTCAATGAGCCAATCAATTTCTCATTCAGAGTCATTGTCTGCATCAGAATCAGCAAGTGGATCACAAAAACACAGCCAATCTGTGGCCCTTCCAAATACTGGCGAAACAGGATCTGTAACATCAGCCCTTCTTGGGGTTGTTACAGGGTTAGCTGGAATTGCTGGACTTACCCGACGTAAAAAGAAGGGGAACTGATCTAGTAGGAAAAATCATTTTTTCGAGTGAATCTCATAGGAGATTCACTTTTTTACTAGTAGAATGAATTATTTTTTATGTGTTACAAAAAAATTTGAAAATTAAACAATAATATAGAAGTTTTTTGTAGCAAATTACTTGAATCTACGTAGTATTCCTGTATAATGAATAATGACTACAATGTAAGGGGAATATCATGCAATTTAAGCGTTCAAAAGGAAACTTTCGTGAAACAGATCGTGTCGTACGCTTCAAATTAATTAAATCAGGAAAAAATTGGCTTCGGGCATCAACGGCTGCTCTAGGCCTCTTTCGCGTGGTGCGTGGGCAAGTGGAGGAGACCATCATTGCCAATGTACAGCAAGATCAAATAGAAAGTCAAAAGAACGGCCAAGCCTTCTTAAAAGGTTTGATTACGGTAGGGACTGTTTTTGGTGGTGCTGTGATTGCTACGACTGCTAAGGCGGAGGATGCAACATCACTTGCACCAACGGTTTCTGAGACAAAAGAGGAAACCTTGGCAGAAGCAGATAGTGTGGTCTTAGCGAAAACCTCAAGCCAGCCTTCAGAATCCAGCTCTGTTTCAGAATCAACTAGTTTTTCTACATCTGAGAGTGCGTCTGCTTCGATCAGTGAATCCACGTCTTTGTCCTTGAGCGAAGTTGGATCAACTGCATTATCAACGGCACTTAGCGAGTCTGCTCAAGCTCTAGAGTCAGAAGCAGGTATTGAGAAGCCGACTAGTTTAGAAGAAGCTACTGTTTTAGAACAAAATACCTCTGAAGCTGAATTGCTCCAAGAAATTGCAGGGAATTACGCATCTAAAATGACGGACACCGATCGCCGAGCAGTGGTCGAAGCGGTCATTAACAAAGTGCAGTCCGAAGTGGCTGCAAGCAATAACTTGATCCATACCAATGCCAGCGCTCAAGCTTATGCTGACCAGCGCGATCGTTTGGAGAAAGCTGTCGATGAGATGATGACGACCTTGACAGCTGCAGGTTTTGTGGGAAATACGAATATAGATGGGCAACCTGCGATCTCTGCTCAGTTGGCTCCTCTAGCTGAGGAAACATACTTGGCTGATGATGTATTGGATATGACCCCGAACCCAGAAGATCCCAATGGTGCGAGTGTAGAAGATCCTACACTTGACACACCAGGATATGCTAAGGATCCTCATCTAGATAAAGATCTCTTAAGATTTTCGCCTGAAGAGTTGAAAAATTTTTTAGGTGAACCCTACACCAATCGTTATACATTTGGTATTTGGGACTTTGTGAATAAACAAGGAGAGTCACTTGGTTACTATGCGACTATGTCGATTGATATCAGTGAGATAGATCCGGAAAAGCATAAGGCAATGGATGTTTATTTCCGCATTGTCCGAAAATCAGATGGGGCTGAAATTTTTTCACAAACTGTATCTCCAAAAGGATATGGCCAAGATATTCAATTACCAAAAGAAGTACTGATTGGTCAGGCTCCCTTTGGGAACAAGGTTTTTAATTCGGAACCTTCTACAGGTAATGGGACCTTTGGAATGCTGACGAATTTTATTCCGGAACAGGCTTTCTTATTCCGGAGTATTTATGATGTCATGACGCCTGAGAATCAAGGGCAATTGATTAGGACGTATCCTAGTATCAAAATTCCATCTATGATGGGACAACAATCGACCTTCTATAGAGAAGTGGACCCGAATGGTAGATGGTTTAATGGGCAATATGAACCAACGGGGAAAGAAAGATCCTTACTAGAGTATAGAATCTACGGATTGGAAGGCCAGCATTATACAGCTTCCAATCCACGCGAATTTCCTGGTTATGTACAGGTCCCAGCGCACACCGTGTTCCCGAATCGTAAAAGTGGGGTGTTCGATAATAGTAAGAATGGGAAATCAAGAATTGAACTATTAGGGGATGCGCGTGAGTATTTCATTAAAAGTGAAGTTGTCACCCTTAATCAAAATGGTGATTATTCTCTTCGCTACTATGTTTTAGATCCTTCTAAAATCCATGATGTTAGTAGTGGTGATGTAGGAAATGCTAAGGTAACCGATGTATATACACTTGTTTATGAAAAAGAATTTAAACAAGATAGTACGGATAACCTTTCAGATTTAGGTGGAACTCGTAAAGTTGAAAGTAAAAACAAGGATTATTTCCTGAATGTTACACCAAAACGAATAGATTACCAACATTTTGAGTTGGATATTACAGGTTGGTTCTCTAGTAAGGAGACAGTTACATACACTGATGAGAAAACAGGAATAGAATATACTGTTCCAAAACCATTCACGGAACTTCCAAAATCGGCCTACCTCGATAAAAATACGACCATGGTCGTTGGAGAAGATGCAACACCTCAAGGAGCAGATGGTTTTTCCAACTTCAAACAAACGATCAAAAAAATAGTAGATTCATACCCCTTAACGAGTGTGAATTATTACTATCGGAAGATGACACCGTCAGAATCTACTTCACAATCTCAAAACTTCTCGATTTCAACTTCAGAGTCACTAGTTTCAGAATCCATTTCATCTTCTCAATCTGTTTCGGTCAGTGAGTCCGTTTCCTTGTCACAAGCATCTAGCTCCGCCAGTCAATCAGATTCACAGGTTTCAACCTCGATTTCCTTGTCACAATCTGTATCGACAAGCGAATCCAACTCGTTGGTTCAGGAATCGATCTCCACTAGTCAGTCGGAGGCTCTAGTCCAAGAGTCGGTTTCAGCAAGTCAATCGGATTCGTTAGTTCAATCGTCGGTTTCAGCAAGCCAGTCTGAGTCGTTGATTCAAGCATCAGTTTCTGCCAGTCAGTCCGATTCGCTTGTTAAAGAATCTGTATCCGCCAGTCAGTCAGACTCCTTGGTTCAAGCCTCAGTTTCTGCTAGTCAATCAGACTCGTTGGTTCAATCGTCGGTTTCAGCAAGCCAGTCAGAGTCCTTGATTCAAGCATCAGTTTCCGCCAGTCAGTCAGAGTCGCTGGTCCAAGATTCAGTTTCCGCCAGCCAATCAGATTCATTGATTCAGGAATCCGTTTCTGCCAGCCAGTCTGATTCCTTGGTTCAAGCATCAGTTTCTTCAAGCCAATCGGAGTCGCTGGTTCAAGAGTCGATTTCAGCGAGTCAATCAGAGTCATTGATTAAAGAATCTGTATCAGCGAGTCAATCCGACTCACAATCAAAAGCAGCATCAGCATCTAAGAGTGAGTCTGAAAAAGCCTCGAAATCTGTTTCGTTGAGTCAGTCGGTATCCTTATCTAATTTAGCATCTAGATCAATTTCTGTGTCTCAATCGCAGTCAACATCGGCGGTTGGATCGGAGGAAGTGGTTTCTCAACTGATTTCCTTGTCACAATCTATTTCGATGAGCAAAAAGCTGTCAGAATCCGTTTCAGCCAGCCAGTCTGAGTCGTTGATTCAAGCATCAGTTTCTGCCAGTCAGTCAGAGTCACTGGTTCAAGAATCAGTTTCTGCAAGTCAGTTAGACTCGTTGGTTCAAGAGTCAGTTTCTGCGAGCCAATCCGAGTCGTTGGTACAAAAATCAGTTTCCGCGAGTCAGTCAGAGTCGTTGGTTCAAGCGTCCGTTTCTGGAAGTGAATCAGAATCGCTAGTCCAAGAATCGATCTCCACAAGCCAATCAGAATCCTTAGTTCAAGCGTCGGTTTCATCCAGCCAATCGGAATCGCTGGTCCAAGAGTCGCTTTCAGCCAGTCAGTCAGAGTCGTTGGTTCAGACATCTGTATCGGCCAGCCAGTCCGATTCGCTGGTTAAAGAATCAGTTTCAGCTAGTCAATCAGACTCGTTGGTTCAGGCATCTGTATCGTCTAGCCAATCAGAATCTTTGGTACAAGCGTCCGTTTCTGCTAGTCAATCAGACTCGCTGGTTCAGGCATCTGTATCGTCTAGCCAATCCGATTCGTTGCTCAAAGAATCCGTATTAGCTAGTCAATCTGATTCCTTGGTTCAAGTCTCGGTTTCAGCCAGCCAGTCTGAGTCGTTGGTTCAGGCATCTGTATCGGCAAGTCAATCCGACTCGTTGGTTCAAGCCTCAGTTTCTGCCAGTCAGTCAGAGTCGTTGCTTCAGGAATCCGTTTCTGCCAGCCAGTCTGATTCCTTGGTTCAAGAATCAGTTTCTTCAAGCCAATCGGAGTCGCTGGTTCAAGAGTCGATTTCAGCTAGTCAATCAGAGTCATTGATTAAAGAATCTGTATCAGCGAGTCAATCCGACTCACAATCAAAAGCAGCATCAGCATCTAAGAGTGAGTCTGAAAAAGCCTCGAAATCTGTTTCGTTGAGTCAGTCGGTATCCTTATCTAATTTAGTATCTAGATCAATTTCTGTGTCTCAATCGCAGTCAACATCGGCGGTTGGATCGGAGGAAGTGGTTTCTCAACTGATTTCCTTGTCGCAATCTATTTCGATGAGCGAAAAGCTGTCTGAATCTGTTTCAATGAGTCAATCCGAATCCTTGGTTCAAGCATCCGTTTCTGCAAGTCAATCAGACTCACTGGTACAAGCGTCGATTTCAGCGAGCCAGTCAGAGTCACAAGTTCAAGCTTCAGTTTCGGCAAGCCAGTCTGAATCGTTGATTCAAGAATCGATTTTGGCGAATCAATCCGAATCCTTGGTTCAAGCTTCGATTTCTTCAAGTCAATCAGATTCGTTAGTTCAAGCTTCTGCCTCAACAAGCGAATCAGCTTCAACTTCTCATGTCGTAGCTGCATCGCAGGTTTCAGAGTCTGGATCGTTCTCGCGATCAGTTTCAGAGAGTCTATCTGCTTCACAATGGGCATCTCATTCAGAATCTCTAGCGTCAGCCTCGCTATCGAAGTCTGACTCCTATAGCCAATCAACTTTTTCTGCAAGTGAATCTACTTCAACGTCCATGCCAGTGTCTGAGTTTCCTTTGACGAGTGTCTCAGAATCTATGAGCGCATCATCGACAGAGAGTCAATCCCTATCGCATGAAGCTTCTGAATGGATCAGTGTGTCTTATGCGTCAAGTTTCTCTGCTATGACCAGTCCTTCGGAGTCTGTCGTGTCTTCATCAAGAACCTCTCACTCAGAATCTCCATCAGATGCAAGCTCGCTAAGTGCGACGCATTCTTCAGGACCTGCTCTTCCAGAGACAGGAGCCCATCCTTCAAGTAATATCCTTGCTACGGTAGTTTCCATTCTTCTGTCTGGATTAGCCCTTTTAGGAATCCGGAAAAAAGATGGCAAATAGAACCTTAAAAGACCGGAATGAACCGGTCTTTTATTGATCTAGAATGTCTAAGAAGTTGTGAAATATGTTATAATGAATGAGGAAGTTTTCGTTGAAGGGTATGAAAAAGGTTGCTTTGTGAAAGCTCAGTTTGCCTTCATATCTTCAGGAAATATGGGACAAAAAAAGAAGAGTCAGAGGAAAGAGATGAAAATCCATTTTACAAATTTATTCGGGCAGTCTTCTCAGAGCGTGGCCCTGATGGCCCAAAACGATATCATGAATGTCGTTCGCGAGCTTGGGGTCAATGAATTAGGGATCTACTTTTATGATCATAGCAATGAACCAGCTAGTGAATTGAACTCGCGAATGGATGGGATTTTAGCAGGCGTTGCTTTTGGGGATATCGTTTTCGTTCAATCGCCTTCTTGGAATGGGATTGAGTGGGACCGCCGTTTGGTTGATAAGTTAAAACTCCTTCAAACCAAGTTGGTCATGTTTATCCACGATGTCCCACCGCTTATGTTTGAGAGTAATTATTACCTGATGCCCAACTATATCGACATGTACAATCAGAGTGATCTGGTCGTTGTTCCATCAGAGCAAATGTACCATCGTCTAGTATCAGAAGGGCTTACAGTTAAAAAATATGTGGTACAAAAGTTGTGGGATTTGACCCACAGTTTGGATCTCTATACCCCGCAATTTGAGAAAAAACTGATCTTCTCAGGAAATCCTTCGCGTTTCCCTCATATCATCGATTGGAAATATGATACACCCCTTCATGTCTATACTGAACCAGTTGAAGGAGTTGATTATTCCAAGGTCCATATTGAAGGCTGGCGAACCAAGCAAGAATTGCTTTTGGAGCTTTCTAAGGGTGGTTTTGGGCTGGTCTGGGGAAATTCAGAGAACCCCGAGGATGAGCGAGATTACTACAAAGAAAATATTTCCTACAAACTATCGACTTATCTATCTGCTGGTCTTCCAGTAGTAGTGCCAGACTATTTGTCAAATGCAGACTATATTCGAGACAAAGGGCTCGGCTTTGTAGCCTCCAGTCTTGAAGAAGCCAATCGTTTGGTCCAAGACTGTACAGAAGAAGAGTATGCTCAAATGGTCCGAAAAGCTCACTATACTTCTTATTTGATCCGCAATGGCTATTTTACAAAAAAATTATTCGTCGATACCATCATGGCCTTGGATGAATAACATTCAATGAACAATCCTTTAGATAAACATCTGAAGGATTTTTTGTTGAATACAGTACCAAATGGGGAATTTGAAATATTATCAAATATTAGTGACAAATGAGTTTGGAAACGTCGCAAATTATGGTAAAATAAGTTGAGATAAAATGCTCTAAAGGCACATATTAAAAGGCTATTCCCCAGGTGGAAGAGTCAAAATGAGTAAGAGAAAGTTTAAAAGAAATGTTAAAACGATCTGAAGTAGGAAAGAGATTTTGTTGGACGATATTTTTCGTCTTTATTTATGTTTTGGGAAGTAAAATTTCCTTGCCTTTTGTTGACTTATCAAAGGCCTTGAGACTCAATGAGGGAACGACAACCGGTTTACAGCTCTCAAGTGCTGTGATGGGGGGGAACCTCCGTGGAATGTCGATCTTTTCGATCGGTCTATCCCCGTGGATGTCTTCCATGATTTTGTGGCGGATGTTTACCGTTTCAAAACGCTTTAACCTCGAAAAAACCAGTTCGGAAATTGTGGAGCGGCGAAAGATGTACGTGACCTTGGCACTCGCCATTGTCCAGTCCTTGGCAGTGGCCATGTATCTCCCCTTGAAGACAGGGTTGAACTCCGGACTTGTCATTGCGGTCAATACCATGATTATGGTAGCCGGAGCCTTCTTTCTAGTTTGGCTCTCAGATCTAAATGCCGCTTTGGGGCTTGGAAGTTCTGTTGTGATCATGATGGCTGGGATGGTTATGTACCTGCCAGAAGATGTGATGCAGACCCTTTCAAGTGTCAATAATATCCCAGAGATCGCTTATGTTCTGGGCGTGATTTTTATCTTGATTTTTGTCTATGTGGCAGTCTTGGTGGAATATTCCAAGTACCAGATTCCTGTCAATAAATTAGGGATCCACAACAACTTGAAAAGTTATACTTTTTTGGATATCAAGCTCAACCCAGCAGGAGGGATGCCCTTTATGTACGCCATGACCTTGGTGTCCATTCCTCAGTATGCCATGCTCTTGATCTTGTCTATGGATTCCAATGCTAAGTGGGCTGCTCGTTTAGCCAAACACTTGGTGATGGGAGATCCGATTTGGATCCTTCTTTACATTCTGATGATCGCCCTTCTCTCTTTTGCTTTTGCCTTTGTCAATGTGAATGGAGAAGAAATTGCAGATAAGATGATGAAGGCTTCCGAGTATATCGATCATGTCTATCCTGGAGCAGATACACGTCGCTATATCAATAAAATTGTGCTACGCTTGACGGTTTTTGGGACCTTGTATCTGATCCTCTTCACGGCGCTTCCTTTTTCTCTCTTGTTATGGGATAAAGATCTTTTGCGCTTGACCATGATTCCAGGAACCTTCCTCATGTTTGTTGGGATGATTTACAATATCCGAGAAGAAATTCGTGCCCTTCGTGTGAATCAACGTTATACAAGAATATTCTAGGAGTAACCATGTATTATTTTGTACCAGCCTGGTATGGAACGGACCGCATCTGGCAGCAAACAGCTACCCCTTGGTACTGGATGCGAGAGTCCATTGAATTTGACGATACCATTAATCAAGTTCGTATTTTTCAAGAAGCAGAAATGGATCGGATCTTATTGTTGCCTCAGTATAGTCCACAACTGCGCTATTTTTTACACCGCCAAGATTTGTTAGAGACAGATGTGCTTTCGATTTTTGATAAAATCCAACAGGTTCCGTCTGATTTGACTATGCGCCCAGTCCAGCTTCAGGACATCGAATGGCCGAGTGAGACCACTTTTTCCTATACTCCCTTTTTGGTGATGGCATTTC
The Streptococcus parasanguinis genome window above contains:
- a CDS encoding accessory Sec-dependent serine-rich glycoprotein adhesin, which translates into the protein MQFKRSKGNFRETDRVVRFKLIKSGKNWLRASTAALGLFRVVRGQVEETIIANVQQDQIESQKNGQAFLKGLITVGTVFGGAVIATTAKAEDATSLAPTVSETKEETLAEADSVVLAKTSSQPSESSSVSESTSFSTSESASASISESTSLSLSEVGSTALSTALSESAQALESEAGIEKPTSLEEATVLEQNTSEAELLQEIAGNYASKMTDTDRRAVVEAVINKVQSEVAASNNLIHTNASAQAYADQRDRLEKAVDEMMTTLTAAGFVGNTNIDGQPAISAQLAPLAEETYLADDVLDMTPNPEDPNGASVEDPTLDTPGYAKDPHLDKDLLRFSPEELKNFLGEPYTNRYTFGIWDFVNKQGESLGYYATMSIDISEIDPEKHKAMDVYFRIVRKSDGAEIFSQTVSPKGYGQDIQLPKEVLIGQAPFGNKVFNSEPSTGNGTFGMLTNFIPEQAFLFRSIYDVMTPENQGQLIRTYPSIKIPSMMGQQSTFYREVDPNGRWFNGQYEPTGKERSLLEYRIYGLEGQHYTASNPREFPGYVQVPAHTVFPNRKSGVFDNSKNGKSRIELLGDAREYFIKSEVVTLNQNGDYSLRYYVLDPSKIHDVSSGDVGNAKVTDVYTLVYEKEFKQDSTDNLSDLGGTRKVESKNKDYFLNVTPKRIDYQHFELDITGWFSSKETVTYTDEKTGIEYTVPKPFTELPKSAYLDKNTTMVVGEDATPQGADGFSNFKQTIKKIVDSYPLTSVNYYYRKMTPSESTSQSQNFSISTSESLVSESISSSQSVSVSESVSLSQASSSASQSDSQVSTSISLSQSVSTSESNSLVQESISTSQSEALVQESVSASQSDSLVQSSVSASQSESLIQASVSASQSDSLVKESVSASQSDSLVQASVSASQSDSLVQSSVSASQSESLIQASVSASQSESLVQDSVSASQSDSLIQESVSASQSDSLVQASVSSSQSESLVQESISASQSESLIKESVSASQSDSQSKAASASKSESEKASKSVSLSQSVSLSNLASRSISVSQSQSTSAVGSEEVVSQLISLSQSISMSKKLSESVSASQSESLIQASVSASQSESLVQESVSASQLDSLVQESVSASQSESLVQKSVSASQSESLVQASVSGSESESLVQESISTSQSESLVQASVSSSQSESLVQESLSASQSESLVQTSVSASQSDSLVKESVSASQSDSLVQASVSSSQSESLVQASVSASQSDSLVQASVSSSQSDSLLKESVLASQSDSLVQVSVSASQSESLVQASVSASQSDSLVQASVSASQSESLLQESVSASQSDSLVQESVSSSQSESLVQESISASQSESLIKESVSASQSDSQSKAASASKSESEKASKSVSLSQSVSLSNLVSRSISVSQSQSTSAVGSEEVVSQLISLSQSISMSEKLSESVSMSQSESLVQASVSASQSDSLVQASISASQSESQVQASVSASQSESLIQESILANQSESLVQASISSSQSDSLVQASASTSESASTSHVVAASQVSESGSFSRSVSESLSASQWASHSESLASASLSKSDSYSQSTFSASESTSTSMPVSEFPLTSVSESMSASSTESQSLSHEASEWISVSYASSFSAMTSPSESVVSSSRTSHSESPSDASSLSATHSSGPALPETGAHPSSNILATVVSILLSGLALLGIRKKDGK
- a CDS encoding accessory Sec-dependent serine-rich glycoprotein adhesin codes for the protein MFFKRSKGDFRETERITRYKLIKSGKNWVRASVSRLGLFRVMRGGVDENIVVQYEASSHSMPADLVKGMVVLGALAGATTVANPVFAEENEMNATVGSEISPSTGVVGQDSFVLGTTSTTDSVSANHSMSESISFSESASESVSLSQSVSLSESHLVSASASPSTSEIASSTLSENDAIHVATSETSEKVAEAQNTRSEDQVKRLQVLALDLYTYRAQALEIPGTESAIESGDLALEAIRTGLSNPAIQMDAVESQAKSARNRLVNAVLRATSGQRDPRNGNRIDADTSLRAPQYNLGPANNALISVYNSDYINQAYNVVETIPTRNSIKSIGYASGSDRVNGIYVPQTSALKNSAVAFNIMGTVGQTEVVTPGKIYNVSFVVTNTAKQSVTRTLRIQVLPQNDGIRNPITDVTTATFVNDTTNLAQAEKEKIWEAFKTANPNIATSKDFKSYSVSSSGVVTITYKDNTSNDVTMPVQRLAPPTVETRLLEKAYTQTPVTVTGAEPGSTVVLYNNDDEIGTAVADASGQAIVTPNAPLQTGGVTAKARILYGDHAVYSDASNMVAVTDATRPEVTAKLTVNGVEPKSTPLEGGGKNYIIYAGDDAVVTFTATDDSGKLKEMKVVARADLNDNALNGNFFGGSQYGTGDIAPITGDITATSANPATITTTIHLKDDLYHTYRNTWQRNVAAIDNASNMNRPNGLGEIRITQGRLADRTPGVAPTSTIQVTSLTALTDADKSKVIAAVSAVNPEVANRIKSYTVNSDGTVTITYKDSTTNVVAVKLSDSDHSQSVSNSQSASTKTSQSISQSLSTKQSQSVSAQQSVSLSQSLSSVRSQSLSASLSQSASASASAQASLSRSQSLSKEVSQSQSASTSQSVSTRKSESVKVSESASASVSALQSASVSASVSKVVSQSVSSSTSASTSASVSVSQSASASLSQSVSESLSQSTRESASKSVSQSQSESASVSLSESARKSASLSTSVLESQSASTSVSVSTSESVSTSKSVSTSESVSVSESVSASESVSASESVSTSESVSTSESVSTSESVSASESVSTSESVSVSESVSASESVSASESVSTSESVSTSESVSTSESVSASESVSTSESVSASESVSTSESVSTSESVSTSESVSASESVSTSESVSASESVSTSESVSASESASTSESASTSESVSASESVSTSESVSTSESVSTSESVSASESASTSESASTSESASASESVSTSESVSTSESVSTSESVSTSKSVSASESVSTSESASTSESVSTSESASASESVSTSESVSTSESVSTSESASTSESVSTSESVSVSESVSASESVSASESVSTSESISTSESLSASLSTSVSESQSVSASVSVLTSESVSMSESASASESASTSESASTSESASDSESVSASESVSTSESVSTSESISTSESLSASLSTSVSESQSVSASVSVSTSESVSMSESASASESASTSESVSTSESVSTSESASASESASTSESASTSELVSTSESVSTSESVSISESVSTSESVSTSESVSTSESASASESVSTSESVSTSESISASESVSTSESASASESVSTSESVSTSESASASESVSASKSVSASESVSTSESVSTSESVSVSESVSTSESVSTSESVSTSESVSMSESVSASESVSTSESASASESTSTSESVSASESVSTSDSVSTSESVSTSESLSASESVSTSESVSTSESVSASESVSSSESASTSESASTSESVSTSESVSTSESVSVSESVSTSESVSTSESVSVSESASTSESISTSESLSASLSTSVSESQSVSASESVSTSESVSTSESASTSESVSTSESVSMSESVSASESASASESVSTSESVSTSESISTSESASTSESVSTSESVSVSESVSTSESVSISESLSASESVSVSESASTSESISTSESASTSESVSTSESESASESASTSESISISESLSASLSTSVSESQSVSTSESASTSESVSTSESVSTSESASTSESVSASASESASVSESLSASESVSMSESASTSESASVSESASTSESASVSESASTSESLSTSESVSASESASASESVSTSESASASVSESASTSESVSTSESVSASESVSTSESVSTSESVSTSELVSTSESISTSESLSASLSSSVSESQSVSTSLSVSTSVSASESASLSTYAPESTSTSVSTSVSVSQSQSGSTSASGSYSNSMSQSISHSESLSASESASGSQKHSQSVALPNTGETGSVTSALLGVVTGLAGIAGLTRRKKKGN